The following coding sequences lie in one Fusarium poae strain DAOMC 252244 chromosome 1, whole genome shotgun sequence genomic window:
- a CDS encoding hypothetical protein (BUSCO:28130at5125) — protein sequence MTQDFAPLKNDLLLRTAWGQTVERPPMWVMRQAGRYLPEYHEAKGNRDFFECCRDPEVATEITLQPVRRFAGLIDAAIIFSDILVIPQAMGMTVEMVDKKGPHFPSPLKTPDDGQYSQVLAKDVDVAAELGYVYDAITLTRQKLDGQVPLIGFCGAPWTLFCYMVEGGGTKLFAQVKTWIYKYPEEAKKLLSKIADICVEHLALQVKAGAQLVMVFDSWAGELGPSSYRQFSEPYLKQIAEKLPAKIQSLGLEKVPMTVFPKGAWYALDSACDLGYNVVGMDWLHDPKEAVKIRGDRNIVFQGNADPGVLYGTKEAITKAVEEMVEGFWVGNKGWIANLGHGITPGVNPDHLKHYFEEIHRLTKKN from the exons GCCAGACCGTTGAGCGTCCTCCTATGTGGGTTATGCGACAAG CTGGCCGTTACCTCCCCGAGTACCACGAAGCCAAGGGCAACCGAGACTTTTTCGAATGCTGCCGCGACCCTGAAGTTGCAACAGAAATCACCCTTCAGCCCGTCCGCCGATTCGCAGGCCTCATCGATGCCGCCATCATCTTTTCCGATATTCTGGTCATTCCGCAAGCCATGGGCATGACTGTCGAAATGGTTGACAAGAAGGGCCCACACTTCCCCAGCCCACTCAAGACTCCCGATGACGGACAGTACAGCCAGGTTCTCGCCAAGGATGTCGATGTTGCTGCTGAGCTCGGCTACGTTTATGATGCCATCACACTGACACGCCAGAAGCTCGATGGCCAGGTGCCTTTGATTGGATTCTGTGGTGCCCCTTGGACGCTGTTCTGTTATATGGTCGAGGGCGGAGGCACAAAGCTGTTTGCGCAGGTCAAGACATGGATCTACAAGTACCCCGAAGAGGCAAAGAAGCTTCTGTCCAAGATTGCTGATATTTGTGTCGAACATCTGGCTCTGCAAGTAAAGGCTGGTGCTCAG TTAGTAATGGTCTTTGACTCGTGGGCAGGAGAGCTTGGCCCTTCCTCGTACCGCCAGTTCTCTGAGCCTTATCTGAAGCAAATTGCAGAGAAGCTCCCTGCTAAGATCCAGAGCCTTGGTCTGGAGAAGGTGCCCATGACCGTGTTCCCCAAGGGCGCTTGGTACGCACTCGACTCTGCCTGCGACCTGGGATACAATGTCGTTGGAATGGACTGGCTGCATGACCCCAAGGAAGCTGTCAAGATCCGAGGCGACCGCAACATCGTTTTCCAAGGCAACGCCGACCCTGGTGTACTTTATGGCACCAAGGAGGCTATCACCAAGGCTGTGGAGGAGATGGTCGAGGGCTTCTGGGTCGGAAACAAGGGCTGGATTGCCAACCTTGGTCACG GAATCACCCCTGGCGTGAACCCCGATCACCTTAAGCACTACTTTGAGGAAATTCACCGCCTCACCAAGAAGAACTGA
- a CDS encoding hypothetical protein (BUSCO:55959at5125) — translation MLASHGRGGAGNMADLATTEKTDPSKLQTPVLKGSVVTTGRGGTGNMAKNDDPRETRKRQDVEAVPRRPSYGTQHSGRGGAGNVFKDKDVQLTRKASNEAAITDDEEPSSATSPNAGESLAQKGKNWLFGKKA, via the exons ATGCTTGCCTCTCACGGTCGCGGCGGCGCTGGCAACATGGCCGACTTAGCCACCACAGAAAAGACAGACCCCAGCAAGCTCCAGACTCCTGTCCTGAAGGGCTCCGTCGTTACTACCGGCCGAGGTGGTACAGGCAACATGGCCAAGAACGACGATCCTCGCGAGACTCGCAAGCGTCAAGACGTTGAAGC TGTGCCCCGACGTCCTTCTTACGGTACTCAGCACTCGGGTCGAGGTGGCGCTGGCAATGTCTTCAAGGACAAGGATGTGCAACTTACACGCAAAGCCAGCAATGAAGCCGCCATCACCGACGACGAGGAACCCAGCTCTGCTACTTCTCCTAATGCCGGCGAGTCATtggctcagaaaggcaagaacTGGCTTTTCGGCAAGAAGGCTTAA
- a CDS encoding hypothetical protein (BUSCO:45201at5125), translating to MNSSYHPPDMSQRMPGPGSGYSSTVPPPIHAYQQQQQHQHPPPSLPPPPPTQHHHSSHAPPPPPPPPPSSHSLSSHQHHAPPPSHHHSQLPPYPPTQYQQPHPNQYPRPHPLPPSRNDEPPPPSSEPSPSDQHEKAKYEPPSFSKIEESTGLKYSLDVQQQPIRARMCGFGDKDRRPITPPPCVRLVIIDSETGKEVDYNTLDHAMFVLSVDLWDKDGIKEVNLVRSSTGPGSVASSNNYSYSTLEPGTPSYQQQALPPSRESGYSQSQGLGYGQEYVPSVQQNYGQAPSYPSSSSYGPPQQYYPRHGGYSADPPAPSAGAPFRNGYSQDQNTLTRMAVVGGQPQGMFTRNLIGSLAASAFRLNDTEKKAGIWFVLQDLSVRTEGTFRLRFSFVNVGGGPGMANNVNQGRAPILASCFSQDFSVYSAKKFPGVCESTPLSKTFALQGIKIPIRKDTNIKGEGDDEMMYDQN from the exons ATGAACTCATCCTATCACCCTCCCGACATGTCGCAGCGAATGCCTGGCCCTGGCTCTGGCTATTCGTCCACCGTTCCGCCACCTATTCACGCataccaacagcagcaacaacaccagcaccCCCCGCCGTCTCTTCCACCTCCACCGCCAACTCAGCATCACCATTCTTCTCatgctcctcctccaccaccgCCGCCTCCGCCATCTTCTCACTCGTTGTCCTCGCATCAACACCACGCTCCTCCGCCGTCCCATCACCACTCTCAGCTTCCGCCATATCCTCCAACTCAATACCAGCAGCCTCATCCGAACCAATATCCCCGACCTCATCCACTTCCTCCTTCACGTAATGATGAGCCTCCTCCGCCATCCTCAGAGCCATCTCCCAGCGACCAGCACGAGAAAGCCAAATACGAACCACCGTCTTTCTCCAAAATTGAAGAAAGTACAGGCTTGAAGTATAG TCTCGATGTGCAACAGCAACCCATACGTGCGCGCATGTGCGGCTTTGGCGACAAG GATCGCCGCCCAATCACACCGCCACCGTGTGTTCGTCTTGTTATAATCGACAGTGAGACAGGGAAGGAGGTTGACTACAA TACCCTCGATCATGCTATGTTCGTGCTGTCGGTCGATCTCTGGGATAAGGACGGTATCAAAGAAGTGAACCTTGTCCGATCTTCAACTGGGCCGGGCTCTGTGGCATCTTCGAACAATTATTCTTATTCAACCCTCGAGCCTGGCACCCCTTCTTATCAGCAACAAGCTCTCCCTCCAAGCCGCGAGTCTGGCTATTCGCAGAGTCAGGGATTGGGGTACGGGCAGGAGTATGTCCCGTCGGTGCAACAAAACTATGGGCAAG CGCCGTCGTACCCGTCGAGCAGTTCCTACGGCCCGCCTCAGCAATATTACCCGCGACATGGCGGTTACAGTGCTGATCCTCCCGCTCCGTCGGCTGGTGCTCCTTTCCGCAATGGCTACAGCCAGGATCAGAACACGCTTACCCGAATGGCAGTGGTGGGAGGTCAGCCCCAGGGAATGTTCACGAGGAACCTGATCGGGAGCCTGGCTGCAAGTGCATTTCGTCTTAATGACACGGAAAAGAAAGCAGGTATCTGGTTTGTCCTCCAGGACCTGAGCGTTCGCACTGAAGGCACATTCCG ATTACGGTTCTCGTTTGTCAATGTTGGAGGCGGCCCTGGTATGGCAAATAATGTTAACCAAGGTCGAGCACCAATCTTGGCCTCGTGCTTCAGCCAGGACTTCAGTGTGTATTCGGCCAAGAAATTTCCTGGTGTTTGTGAAAGTACACCTTTGAGCAAAACATTTGCGCTTCAAGGCATCAAGATCCCGATTCGGAAAGATACAAACATTAAAGGTGAAGGcgatgatgagatgatgTACGATCAGAACTGA
- a CDS encoding hypothetical protein (BUSCO:35743at5125) — MDLVNSLEGRLLFAVPKKGRLNAATLNLLEGADVQFRRENRLDIALVKNLPIALIFLPAADIPTFVGEGRCDLGITGWDQVQEHDASVRAYNQLRRSSVDLTSTEDKVAGSDMVMELGFGSCKLQVQVPEKGQYKTPQDLVGKTIGTSFVNLAADYFLKLEQGDNADGELSPRKMRTKIVELSGSVEAACALGVAEGIVDLVESGETMRAAGLKAIDTVVDSTAVLIKSRTPSNPELIDLITSRIRGVITAKSYVLCQYNIERSRLVEATKITPGKRSATVTTLDEEGWVAVSSMVEKKKIALVMDDLTRLGAEDILVLDIHNAR, encoded by the exons ATGGATCTCGTCAACAG TCTCGAAGGCCGTCTTTTGTTTGCTGTCCCCAAGA AGGGCCGACTCAATGCTGCTACACTTAACCTCCTCGAGGGCGCCGACGTCCAATTCCGCCGCGAGAACCGCCTCGATATCGCTCTCGTAAAGAACCTCCCAATCGCTCTGATCTTTCTCCCCGCTGCCGACATTCCCACCTTTGTTGGCGAAGGCCGTTGCGATCTCGGAATCACTGGATGGGACCAAGTTCAGGAACACGATGCTTCGGTTCGCGCGTACAATCAGTTGCGACGCAGCTCAGTTGACCTGACTTCTACCGAGGACAAGGTTGCTGGTTCTGACATGGTCATGGAGCTGGGCTTTGGAAGCTGCAAGCTCCAGGTTCAGGTGCCCGAGAAGGGCCAGTACAAGACCCCCCAGGATCTTGTCGGCAAGACCATTGGGACCAGCTTTGTCAACCTTGCTGCCGACTACTTCCTCAAGCTCGAGCAGGGTGACAACGCCGATGGCGAATTGTCTCCCCGTAAGATGCGCACCAAGATTGTAGAATTGAGTGGCAGTGTCGAGGCCGCTTGTGCTCTTGGTGTTGCCGAGGGTATTGTTGATCTCGTTG AATCCGGAGAGACTATGAGGGCTGCTGGCCTCAAGGCCATTGATACCGTGGTTGACTCGACTGCTGTGCTGATCAAGTCGAGAACGCCCTCCAACCCCGAGCTTATTGACCTCATCACTTCACGTATCCGAGGCGTCATTACCGCAAAGAGCTACGTCCTTTGCCAATACAACATAGAGCGAAGCCGTCTGGTCGAGGCAACCAAGATCACTCCTGGGAAGCGATCAGCCACTGTTACGACTCTCGATGAGGAGGGCTGGGTCGCTGTCAGCTCCatggttgagaagaagaagattgctCTCGTGATGGACGATCTGACCCGGCTGGGCGCTGAGGACATTCTTGTACTTGATATTCACAACGCACGATAA
- a CDS encoding hypothetical protein (TransMembrane:2 (o20-40i108-127o)) yields the protein MAKIGPPSENAGNNHQPSTLYSLVMTPINITVFLLSLLLVDFRHTASRNNFYATGSEQARWISRWLLQPYQHIGHSDHDAHGRWHYHSKQKKLMKMEADEAFQMRSTVLVFMAVALALATSAVWLVTSSLYHGVAALVEQQVNNQTAPLLSMV from the exons ATGGCCAAGATCGGTCCTCCATCAGAAAATGCTGGTAATAACCACCAGCCTTCGACTCTTTACTCG CTTGTTATGACACCAATTAATATTACCGTTTTCCTGCTCTCGCTTCTGCTGGTTGATTTCCGTCATACTGCCAGTCGCAACAACTTCTACGCCACGGGTAGCGAGCAGGCAAGATGGATATCTCGATGGCTTCTTCAGCCCTATCAACACATTGGGCACAGCGACCACGATGCTCATGGTCGCTGGCATTATCACAGCAAGCAGAAAAAGCTCATGAAGATGGAAGCAGATGAGGCCTTTCAAATGAGGTCTACCGTGCTTGTCTTCATGGCAGTGGCTTTGGCTCTGGCCACGAGCGCCGTGTGGCTCGTGACAAGTAGTCTATATCATGGCGTCGCTGCTCTTGTTGAGCAACAAGTCAACAACCAAACCGCCCCGTTGCTTTCGATGGTGTGA
- a CDS encoding hypothetical protein (TransMembrane:25 (o337-358i370-392o480-499i519-536o542-562i659-677o683-709i756-775o787-805i817-834o840-858i865-892o912-928i949-973o1176-1198i1218-1240o1260-1285i1306-1334o1432-1454i1513-1533o1545-1568i1575-1596o1602-1620i1632-1656o1727-1752i)~BUSCO:420at5125), giving the protein MSSNSWDQDGRPARRQSIPLQDLDGSHVDNHQTQAGLFYQQPASSSLSDTPQMSANAPGISTYWDQPYDHFNDDISPGSPIDPMALQAALSPGMDHHEPSPPLPSTPVRTYDPPAPYVEDAPSTDYAESDRVPLTAGVEPISGSLSANNLDRRNRDSFQTVSSVENSPSRGRSTRSLGEDLRASYGSTRNRNFGASLNPNEYGRPRSPSASGALSRAGSIVRAMSQRVVNISGETEVIDNRASRHRSRSPVGHSQDRNRDTVNSIFADTSYQPQLVRSSSEKSTQPRFGVEETADQDLPRPPLPNPLKGKSLGIFSPNNPLRLRLCDLLVNPYTEPFLLLLIVLQAILLAVESAPSVFENGRPERWGKHAIDWAMLALFIIFTLEIISRIIVSGFILNAPEYSTIDRKRGIRAAIADQYRAVFQPEKIKSVKKASQYNPEPSAISRSFTTFMQGQQALPRTLEEHQRFQLARRAFLRHSFNRFDFVAVVSYWITFWLSVSGLETKHDMYAFRMLSCLRILRLLALTNGTAIILRSLKKATPLLARVAFLITFFWLLFAIIGVQSFKASLSRQCVWLDPLEPTNLEASYTNDEAFCGGYLNNRTGETMPWLKFNNSESLTDLMNGTKEGKGFMCPRGSICLQQSNPYNGTVNFDNIFNSLELVFVIMSANTFTDLMYMTMRSDYFQAALFFGAGTMIMMLWLTNLLIAVITSSFQVIREESKASAFTVSEEPPVQAHSDERLRRTSSLQRVYHKTRAVWILVITFGLICQACRSATMSSRRARIIDTAEIIVTILLDIEMIIRIVTDWNYFHKSWRNIFDLGLAIITSVILIPPIRRTRAYWWLTVFQILRVYRIVLAIPVTRELILLVLGNAAGIGNLMFFVFLMTFLVAIFAAQLFRGQIPLYDDGDLNRISFYTIYNSFLGMYQILTSENWTEILYTVTSYTRHKNTAWIGAVLLIGWFIVAFFILVNMFIAVIQENFDVSEDEKRLQQVKAFLQRRDLGASSSNLALSTIFGFSKYRKNKDPLDYGPATVEMLLKDAVVREFLDDQMNPKPEHHAPVRSATTLLGGEIKPGRISAVWGKIKDWFSDREPNPFYSSLRFDGANDTSDPRQMAEQAMSATMTRRRAQREYLAKYPNYNNSLYIFTPNNSLRRLCQRVVGPSRGIERIDGVVPDTVLWYCFTIFVYTAIAAMVILACITTPLYQKEYQEQHDFSIRNWYIWTDMAFAIVFTLEAGIKIIADGLLWTPNAFLRSSWGFMDSIVLVTLWINVVTLLINDGAISRAIGAFKALRALRLLNVSNSARNTFHDLIIVGWWKILGAAFVSLSLLIPAAIYGLNLFNGLLLSCNDGDDGIKTMDNCYGEFESTPFSDDWPMLAPRVAANPFFSFDDFGSSLFILFQIVSQEGWTDVSFAVQAITGRMEQPSDLASQGNAVFIVIFNLLATVFVLTLFISVFMRNYTEQTGVAYLTAEQRSWLELRKILRQISPSKSSYDDSEKSWKKWCHKRAIEKKGKWYRTITVILVLHLIVLVSEFANEPWWWTRYRDFVFFAFIVAYAINIAIRIIGLGWVRFRRSSWDLYSLFIVFGAFVSTFALLISDTDLEAYVQLHKVFLVAIVLLLIPRNDALDQLFKTAAASLTVIGNLLATWLVFFLVFAIAMTQAFSLTRFGEETDGNINFRTVPKALILLYRMSLGEGWNAVMEDYADIEPPLCVIDEGNFFNSDCGSKSWARILFIAWNIVSMYIFVNLFVSLIYESFSYVFQRSSGMAVVDRDEIRRFKEAWRSVDPAGTGYITKAAFPRLLGELSGVFQMRIYDPEDSVHSILEDIRDDVKLTHHSSIATTSGFSGIDLNKLNARLRRIDSEKVRYQRRRFNTFYEEVLVSADPDRGISFTSVLMILAHYNIISDNKSLRLEEFLRRRARLQRVDDQVRRGVVLGFFDTLYYTRQFKKHLMRKQSARMTAVPQLNIPEIMVENDLSEDETGRAGSRSPLSPNSRPSSVDAGEPRNWLASVDLSLHDTSWSHPLSFPRAAPPSPTVPSQPSAFSFEIEEDEPQQPTTQARTSAPTGHESNHLDPTSPMQVRGMLDDSVWGESIRRSATVRQTQNRS; this is encoded by the exons ATGTCTTCGAACTCTTGGGATCAAGACGGGCGCCCTGCGCGCCGTCAGTCTATCCCGTTGCAGGATCTAGATGGATCGCATGTCGATAATCACCAAACCCAAGCCGGGCTCTTTTACCAACAGCCGGCCTCATCTTCCCTCTCCGATACTCCTCAAATGTCAGCTAACGCCCCTGGTATCTCAACATATTGGGATCAGCCCTATGATCACTTCAACGATGATATTAGCCCAGGATCGCCCATAGATCCCATGGCCTTGCAAGCTGCTTTGTCGCCTGGCATGGACCATCATGAACCAAGCCCACCACTGCCCTCTACGCCTGTCCGTACCTACGACCCTCCTGCTCCATATGTCGAAGATGCGCCGAGTACCGATTACGCCGAATCCGATCGAGTGCCCTTAACAGCGGGCGTTGAGCCCATCTCCGGTTCCTTGTCCGCCAACAACCTGGATCGCCGGAATCGAGATAGTTTTCAGACTGTATCAAGCGTAGAGAACAGCCCATCTCGCGGCCGCAGCACAAGAAGCCTGGGCGAGGATTTGAGAGCCAGCTATGGCTCTACTCGAAATCGTAACTTTGGTGCTTCTCTCAATCCGAATGAGTACGGAAGACCCAGATCACCATCCGCATCAGGTGCCTTGTCGCGCGCCGGATCGATTGTTCGGGCAATGTCACAACGTGTCGTCAATATCAGTGGAGAGACCGAGGTAATCGATAATCGGGCGTCCAGGCATCGCTCACGTTCGCCTGTTGGGCACAGTCAAGACAGGAACCGGGATACCGTTAATTCAATATTCGCCGATACTTCATACCAACCACAACTGGTTCGTTCATCCAGTGAAAAGTCCACGCAGCCACGCTTCGGCGTGGAAGAAACTGCAGACCAAGACCTACCAAGGCCGCCTCTGCCAAATCCTCTGAAAGGAAAATCCTTGGGTATTTTCTCTCCAAATAATCCATTGCGGCTGCGACTTTGCGATCTTCTAGTCAACCCATATACCGAGCCTTTCCTTTTGCTTTTGATTGTCTTGCAGGCAATTCTTCTGGCAGTCGAGTCTGCCCCAAGTGTCTTCGAGAATGGCCGTCCGGAGCGATGGGGCAAGCATGCTATCGACTGGGCCATGCTCgcactttttataattttcaCCCTCGAGATCATTTCGCGCATCATAGTTTCCGGTTTTATACTCAATGCACCAGAGTACAGTACGATTGATCGCAAGCGTGGTATCCGAGCTGCAATTGCAGACCAATACCGTGCTGTTTTCCAGCCCGAAAAAATCAAGTCGGTAAAAAAGGCGTCACAATACAACCCAGAACCATCGGCTATCTCTCGTTCCTTCACGACCTTCATGCAGGGTCAGCAGGCCTTGCCAAGAACTCTGGAAGAACACCAGAGGTTTCAACTTGCTCGCCGGGCATTTTTACGACATTCCTTCAACCGGTTTGACTTCGTCGCCGTCGTTTCGTATTGGATCACTTTCTGGTTGAGCGTTTCCGGACTTGAAACGAAACATGACATGTACGCCTTTCGAATGTTGAGTTGCTTGCGAATTCTGCGGTTGCTGGCATTGACAAATGGTACTGCA ATTATTCTTCGGAGTTTGAAGAAAGCGACTCCGTTACTGGCCCGCGTCGCTTTTCTCATCACGTTTTTCTGGTTACTTTTTGCCATCATTGGTGTGCAAAGTTTCAAAGCCAGTCTGAGTCGGCAATGTGTCTGGTTAGATCCGCTCGAACCTACAAATCTAGAGGCTTCGTACACGAATGACGAAGCCTTTTGTGGCGGCTACTTGAACAACCGGACAGGGGAGACCATGCCTTGGCTCAAGTTCAACAACTCCGAGTCCTTGACAGATCTTATGAATGGGACCAAAGAAGGGAAAGGATTTATGTGCCCTCGAGGTTCCATTTGTCTCCAGCAGTCCAACCCATACAACGGGACTGTCAACTTCGACAATATATTCAACTCCCTGGAATTAGTATTCGTTATCATGAGCGCCAATACATTCACCGATCTTATGTATATGACAATGCGCTCTGATTATTTCCAAGCCGCACTGTTTTTCGGCGCGGGAACCATGATTATGATGCTTTGGCTTACGAATTTGCTTATCGCCGTCATCACATCGTCCTTCCAAGTTATTAGAGAAGAGAGCAAGGCCAGTGCATTCACTGTTAGTGAAGAACCACCCGTTCAAGCTCATTCTGATGAAAGACTTCGCCGCACATCATCGTTGCAGCGTGTCTACCACAAGACCAGGGCAGTTTGGATTCTTGTTATTACCTTCGGGTTAATATGCCAGGCTTGCCGTAGTGCAACCATGTCATCAAGAAGAGCACGAATCATTGACACGGCAGAAATAATTGTCACCATCCTTCTTGACATAGAAATGATCATTCGGATTGTTACCGATTGGAACTATTTCCACAAAAGCTGGCGGAATATTTTCGACCTAGGGCTTGCAATTATTACCTCTGTCATATTAATACCTCCAATTCGCCGTACAAGAGCGTACTGGTGGTTGACAGTCTTCCAAATTCTTCGGGTCTATCGCATCGTTTTGGCAATACCCGTGACACGAGAACTCATTCTACTTGTTCTAGGAAATGCTGCTGGTATTGGGAATCTAATGTTCTTTGTTTTCCTCATGACCTTCTTGGTTGCGATCTTTGCTGCGCAACTATTCAGGGGCCAGATACCTTTGTATGACGATGGCGATCTCAATCGCATATCGTTCTACACCATCTACAACTCATTCCTAGGTATGTACCAGATTTTGACGAGCGAGAACTGGACAGAGATCCTCTATACTGTCACATCATATACAAGACACAAAAACACTGCTTGGATCGGAGCTGTTCTATTGATTGGGTGGTTCATTGTGGCCTTTTTCATTCTCGTCAATATGTTCATTGCTGTCATTCAAGAGAATTTTGATGTGTCTGAGGATGAGAAGCGGCTTCAACAAGTCAAGGCTTTTCTTCAAAGGCGCGATCTTGGTGCTTCATCCAGTAACTTGGCCCTCTCTACTATCTTTGGTTTTTCGAAATATCGCAAGAATAAAGACCCTCTCGATTATGGGCCTGCGACGGTCGAGATGCTCCTTAAGGATGCGGTTGTTCGTGAGTTCTTGGACGATCAGATGAACCCGAAACCAGAACACCATGCTCCTGTTAGAAGTGCAACCACGCTTTTGGGTGGTGAGATCAAGCCCGGGCGGATTTCTGCCGTCTGGGGGAAAATTAAAGACTGGTTCAGCGATAGAGAGCCGAACCCGTTTTATTCGAGCTTAAGATTTGATGGTGCGAATGACACCTCCGACCCTCGACAAATGGCCGAGCAGGCCATGTCTGCAACGATGACTCGAAGAAGAGCCCAGAGAGAATACCTTGCCAAATATCCCAACTACAACAACTCGTTGTATATTTTCACGCCTAACAACAGCCTGCGACGGCTTTGTCAGCGGGTTGTTGGTCCTTCTCGTGGTATCGAACGAATCGATGGTGTGGTACCTGATACTGTGCTTTGGTACTGTTTTACGATCTTCGTCTACACCGCGATCGCAGCCATGGTCATTCTTGCATGTATCACCACTCCTCTTTATCAGAAGGAATATCAAGAACAGCATGATTTCAGTATTAGGAACTGGTACATCTGGACTGATATGGCCTTTGCCATCGTTTTCACACTGGAAGCTGGGATCAAAATAATCGCAGACGGACTCCTGTGGACCCCGAACGCATTCTTGCGCAGCTCGTGGGGGTTCATGGACTCTATTGTCTTAGTAACCCTCTGGATCAATGTTGTTACACTTCTCATCAATGATGGCGCCATCTCCAGAGCCATCGGCGCATTCAAGGCCCTTCGTGCCCTCCGTCTGCTGAATGTCAGCAATAGCGCTAGGAACACCTTCCACGATCTAATTATCGTTGGTTGGTGGAAGATCTTGGGT GCTGCTTTTGtttccttgtctttgctCATTCCGGCTGCCATTTACGGCCTCAATCTATTTAACGGCCTACTTTTATCTTGCaacgatggtgatgatggaatCAAAACTATGGACAACTGCTACGGGGAGTTTGAAAGCACACCATTCAGTGATGATTGGCCGATGCTTGCCCCTCGTGTTGCTGCAAATCCTTTCTTCAGCTTTGACGATTTTGGTTCATCTTtgttcatcctcttccagaTCGTCAGTCAGGAAGGATGGACGGATGTATCTTTCGCTGTTCAGGCTATCACCGGCCGGATGGAGCAACCTTCTGACCTGGCTTCGCAGGGGAATGCTGTCTTTATTGTCATTTTCAATCTGCTGGCGACCGTCTTCGTGCTCACACTGTTCATCTCCGTGTTCATGCGCAACTATACAGAGCAGACTGGCGTGGCTTATCTGACGGCTGAGCAGCGCTCATGGCTCGAATTGCGGAAAATTCTGCGCCAGATTTCGCCTTCTAAAAGCTCTTATGATGATTCTGAAAAGAGTTGGAAGAAGTGGTGTCACAAAAGAGCCATTGAGAAGAAGGGCAAGTGGTATCGGACAATCACAGTCATTCTGGTACTGCACTTGATTGTTCTTGTTTCAGAATTTGCCAATGAGCCGTGGTGGTGGACGAGATACCGTGACTTTGTTTTCTTCGCCTTCATTGTGGCATATGCTATCAACATTGCCATCCGCATCATTGGTCTAGGCTGGGTACGGTTCAGGCGAAGCTCATGGGACCTCTACTCGCTTTTCATTGTCTTTGGCGCGTTTGTTTCGACCTTTGCCCTGTTGATTTCGGATACCGACCTCGAGGCATACGTCCAGCTTCACAAGGTTTTCTTGGTAGCCATTGTGCTATTGCTTATTCCCCGAAACGACGCGCTAGATCAGCTTTTCAAGACTGCCGCAGCCAGTCTGACGGTAATTGGCAACTTGCTTGCGACCTGGCTGGTATTCTTCCTGGTTTTTGCCATTGCAATGACCCAGGCTTTCAGCTTGACACGGTTCGGAGAGGAGACAGATGGAAATATCAATTTCAGAACCGTTCCCAAGGCCTTGATTCTATTATACAGGATGAGTCTTGGCGAGGGATGGAATGCGGTCATGGAAGACTATGCCGATATCGAGCCGCCGCTTTGCGTTATTGATGAAGGCAATTTCTTCAACAGTGATTGCGGCAGCAAATCTTGGGCAAGAATTCTCTTCATTGCCTGGAACATTGTCAGCATGTATATCTTTGTGAACCTGTTTGTATCACTCATTTACGAAAGCTTCAGTTATGTTTTCCAACGCTCAAGTGGCATGGCAGTTGTGGATAGAGATGAGATACGACGGTTCAAAGAAGCTTGGCGCAGTGTGGACCCGGCCGGCACTGGATACATTACCAAGGCAGCTTTCCCTCGGCTGCTGGGCGAGCTATCAGGCGTCTTCCAGATGCGTATTTACGATCCTGAGGACAGTGTTCACTCCATCCTGGAGGACATCAGGGATGATGTGAAATTGACGCACCATTCATCGATTGCAACAACCAGTGGATTTAGCGGGATCGACTTGAACAAACTAAACGCCAGATTGAGACGCATTGACTCGGAAAAAGTTCGCTATCAACGTCGGCGATTCAATACTTTCTATGAGGAAGTCTTAGTTTCCGCAGACCCGGATAGGGGTATTTCCTTTACGAGCGTGCTCATGATTCTGGCTCACTATAATATTATCAGCGACAACAAGAGTCTGAG ACTCGAAGAATTTCTGAGACGTCGAGCACGTCTCCAACGAGTTGACGACCAAGTCCGACGTGGCGTTGTCTTGGGCTTCTTTGACACATT GTATTACACACGACAATTCAAGAAGCACTTAATGCGCAAGCAATCGGCGCGGATGACTGCCGTGCCACAGCTCAATATCCCCGAGATCATGGTCGAGAACGATTTGAGCGAGGATGAGACCGGCAGAGCAGGGTCAAGATCTCCTCTTTCACCCAACTCACGCCCATCGAGTGTCGATGCAGGAGAGCCACGCAATTGGTTGGCGTCTGTGGATCTGTCGTTGCACGATACATCATGGAGTCACCCTCTCAGCTTCCCCAGAGCTGCACCTCCATCACCAACGGTGCCTTCTCAACCTTCGGCCTTCAgtttcgagattgaagaggACGAGCCTCAGCAGCCTACAACGCAAGCGAGAACATCGGCTCCCACGGGACATGAAAGTAATCATTTGGATCCAACCAGCCCCATGCAAGTCCGGGGAATGCTTGACGATTCGGTTTGGGGCGAAAGTATCCGCCGGAGTGCTACAGTCAGGCAGACACAGAACCGGTCATAA